Proteins found in one Arachis stenosperma cultivar V10309 chromosome 8, arast.V10309.gnm1.PFL2, whole genome shotgun sequence genomic segment:
- the LOC130946067 gene encoding uncharacterized protein LOC130946067 yields the protein MMKSRERKTGDKKEIKVTYISSPMKVKTNASNFRALVQELTGQDSNVADTFITMPMDIKANNDTNNNGADYDEHVSSQQWRMDESTLLKPDYNEFLSRSLMEPLNEHFQFHHELLSFDDIMP from the coding sequence ATGATGAAGagcagagagagaaaaacagGGGACAAAAAAGAGATCAAAGTTACATATATTTCAAGCCCAATGAAGGTTAAGACAAATGCTTCAAATTTTAGAGCTCTTGTGCAAGAACTCACTGGACAAGACTCAAATGTTGCGGATACGTTCATCACCATGCCTATGGATATTAAGGCAAATAATGATACTAACAATAATGGTGCTGATTATGATGAACACGTTTCGTCTCAACAATGGAGGATGGATGAATCCACTTTGTTGAAACCTGATTACAATGAATTTCTCTCAAGATCCTTGATGGAGCCACTAAACGAACACTTTCAATTTCATCATGAGTTGTTAAGCTTTGATGATATCATGCCTTAG